The genomic DNA CAAATCTTCTAGTTTATTGAACCATATTTTCACTTCGAGTAGTCCCCCATTTAGCGGGACGTATCGAGAAGTGATTCTTCGAAGCAGTTCTCGATACACTTCATTTCATTTCGCTACTCGAACTGACAATAAATTGTTTTGCTATTAATCATAGCAATATTTTAATTCAGAATACTTTACTTTTGTATTATGATTCAATTTCAAAAAAGAAGAAGCTTGAATATTAATTTTTAATAAAACTGTTTTCAGTAGACTTGCCGAATTCATCTACCACCCGAACAATATATCTTCCATTAGGAAATTGTTCCAGGTTAATTTTTAAAGCTGCACCGGGAATAGAATTCTCTTCTAATTTATTGAATACACGTTTTCCGTTTTGATCAAATACTTGTATAAACAATTGATTACTAGAAAAAGATTTTGGCACAAATAATTCTAAATTGTGTTGCGGGGTTAGGTTGTACTTTTAATTTAGTGCTTAATCCTTTCACAATGTTTACCATTTTAGTTTGCGTGAATTTAGCATCTGAGTGCCCAATGTCATATAATTTTAATTTATAGTAAACTTGTCCGTAATCTCCCGGATTTAAATCCAGGGCAGAATATTTTTTTAATGTA from Sphingobacteriaceae bacterium includes the following:
- a CDS encoding T9SS type A sorting domain-containing protein, with the protein product MFIQVFDQNGKRVFNKLEENSIPGAALKINLEQFPNGRYIVRVVDEFGKSTENSFIKN